One window of Bifidobacterium pseudocatenulatum DSM 20438 = JCM 1200 = LMG 10505 genomic DNA carries:
- a CDS encoding haloacid dehalogenase-like hydrolase, with the protein MRVFDFDGTIYDGESLFDLYLFSAKYNPKVLRYIAPVLRYAIKYKLGRATFDQMEYGVGKLCHGYISELAESLEFEELVNAFWDQNMKRIKPWYKPREDDAILTASFDITVGEACRRLGVQHLVSSTIDDNTLNVNYLNFNTNKPKRFRELYGDNVRVDEFYTDSRFDQPMIDMARRAYMVKGNKIHQVK; encoded by the coding sequence ATGCGTGTATTCGACTTCGATGGAACCATCTATGACGGAGAAAGCCTGTTCGACCTGTACCTGTTTTCGGCCAAATACAATCCGAAAGTATTGCGGTACATCGCCCCGGTACTGCGCTATGCCATCAAATACAAGCTCGGACGAGCCACGTTCGATCAAATGGAATACGGTGTGGGCAAGCTATGCCACGGATATATAAGCGAACTTGCCGAATCGTTGGAATTCGAAGAATTGGTCAACGCCTTCTGGGATCAGAACATGAAGCGCATCAAACCCTGGTATAAGCCACGCGAAGACGATGCGATCCTCACCGCCTCGTTCGACATCACCGTGGGCGAGGCCTGCCGCAGGCTTGGCGTGCAACATTTGGTCTCGTCCACCATCGACGACAACACGTTGAACGTAAACTACCTCAACTTCAACACCAACAAGCCCAAACGATTCCGCGAACTCTACGGAGACAACGTTCGAGTGGACGAATTCTACACAGACAGCCGATTCGACCAGCCCATGATCGACATGGCCCGACGTGCCTACATGGTCAAAGGCAACAAAATCCACCAAGTCAAATAG
- a CDS encoding MFS transporter, whose translation MTAPTIPASESVRQKQPAQQSNQPEQPRRKHDRLITRDMALVMLATFCFMSSNMLANPIVAGYAESLGADGMLMGAVAGSMSFISLFCRPIAGNLSDKTSKRTLVAVGTVLYFAAGLLYYFANSPIMLIMARVINGVGFACCSVCLATWMSLLLPIRHMGAGMGLYGTMNALAMAVGPALGIRAQKYIGYRLTFLSSLVLAVIMLLATLMVKNGGQPVRKKQTSITENPSTAVDIDGSASATKKHRFSIRSILEPRVVPLSLTFMMFAIAYFANQSFIVSYVQSRHLPVSSDLFFMFYAVALLVLRLGLRDLFDSKGFRFWLTVCSLGMLAMLACMTFLFNDWMLLLAAIFTAVGYGLMSSVTQAQAVVIAGRERSGIANSTYYAGIDLGMSVGPFVGGLVYGHLPAVWFYPVFMLAMPVAWLIYLLCVKRVSR comes from the coding sequence ATGACAGCACCAACGATACCCGCATCTGAATCGGTACGACAGAAGCAACCGGCACAACAATCGAACCAGCCCGAACAGCCCCGGCGTAAGCATGATCGTCTCATCACCCGTGATATGGCGTTGGTCATGCTTGCGACGTTCTGTTTCATGTCGAGCAATATGCTTGCCAATCCGATCGTTGCCGGATATGCGGAATCGTTGGGCGCGGACGGCATGCTGATGGGTGCGGTGGCCGGGTCGATGAGTTTCATCTCACTGTTCTGCCGCCCTATCGCAGGCAATCTTTCCGACAAAACCAGCAAGCGCACACTTGTGGCGGTTGGCACGGTGCTCTATTTCGCCGCCGGACTGCTGTACTATTTCGCAAACTCCCCCATCATGCTCATCATGGCTCGCGTGATCAACGGCGTTGGTTTCGCATGCTGCTCGGTCTGCCTGGCCACGTGGATGTCGCTTTTGCTGCCGATCCGGCATATGGGTGCCGGCATGGGATTGTATGGCACGATGAACGCGCTGGCTATGGCGGTCGGACCGGCATTGGGTATTCGCGCGCAAAAATACATCGGTTATCGTCTGACGTTTTTGAGTTCGCTGGTGCTGGCGGTGATCATGCTGCTCGCCACACTGATGGTGAAGAATGGCGGACAGCCGGTACGCAAAAAGCAGACTTCCATAACGGAGAATCCCTCCACTGCCGTAGACATTGACGGTTCTGCTAGCGCAACCAAAAAGCATCGTTTTTCGATCCGTTCGATTCTAGAACCGCGTGTGGTGCCGTTGTCGCTGACGTTCATGATGTTTGCTATAGCGTATTTCGCAAATCAGTCCTTCATCGTGAGTTATGTTCAGTCTCGTCATCTGCCGGTATCATCCGACCTGTTTTTCATGTTTTACGCGGTCGCGTTATTGGTGTTGCGACTGGGCTTGCGCGACCTGTTCGACAGCAAGGGCTTCCGTTTCTGGCTGACGGTCTGCTCGTTGGGCATGCTGGCGATGCTCGCATGCATGACGTTCCTGTTCAATGATTGGATGCTGTTGTTGGCTGCGATTTTCACCGCTGTCGGCTACGGTCTGATGAGTTCAGTCACGCAGGCGCAGGCCGTGGTAATCGCAGGCCGCGAGCGCAGTGGTATTGCGAATAGTACGTATTATGCGGGTATTGATTTGGGTATGTCGGTTGGTCCGTTTGTGGGTGGTTTGGTGTATGGGCATTTGCCTGCTGTGTGGTTTTATCCGGTGTTTATGTTGGCGATGCCTGTTGCTTGGTTGATTTATTTGTTGTGTGTGAAGCGTGTTTCGCGGTAG
- a CDS encoding SDR family NAD(P)-dependent oxidoreductase translates to MADESSKIPEKTVEQIFDERYPLDKWEDSNYSILDKFSMRGRKGFVTGAAGGLGRNAAAALAQAGADVALVDLPSQEDKLTELAKDMSERFGTNVIALTCDVTNVEQVAELKTQLVEQLGTVDFAFLNAGVNVPGDDQDATEEVWTRTININLNGTYRTGRIAHEIMREHGHGGSLIFTASLSGHNANYMMGSPTPVNAYGATKAAIMEHSRYLAAALAKDGIRSNTISPGYVWSGIFNGRIDMPGHDAMLEVVPMHRFGTNDEIASTVLFLASDASSYVTGIDIRVDGGYSVF, encoded by the coding sequence ATGGCAGACGAATCATCGAAGATTCCAGAGAAAACCGTCGAACAAATCTTCGACGAACGTTATCCCCTCGACAAATGGGAGGATTCAAACTACTCGATACTCGACAAATTCTCAATGCGCGGCCGCAAAGGCTTCGTCACCGGAGCCGCAGGCGGTCTAGGACGCAACGCGGCGGCCGCGCTCGCCCAAGCCGGAGCAGACGTCGCACTAGTCGACCTGCCCAGCCAAGAAGACAAGCTCACCGAACTGGCGAAAGACATGAGCGAACGTTTCGGCACCAACGTCATCGCGCTCACCTGCGACGTCACCAACGTCGAACAAGTAGCCGAACTCAAAACACAATTGGTGGAACAGCTGGGCACCGTCGACTTCGCGTTCCTCAACGCCGGAGTCAACGTACCGGGCGACGATCAAGACGCCACCGAAGAAGTATGGACGCGCACCATCAACATCAACCTCAACGGCACCTACCGTACCGGCCGCATCGCGCATGAAATCATGCGCGAACACGGTCATGGCGGCTCACTGATCTTCACAGCCTCCCTGTCCGGACACAACGCGAACTACATGATGGGAAGTCCGACGCCGGTGAACGCGTATGGCGCCACCAAAGCGGCCATCATGGAACACTCACGTTACCTTGCTGCCGCGCTCGCCAAGGATGGTATCCGTTCCAACACCATCTCCCCCGGATACGTGTGGTCTGGAATTTTCAATGGCCGTATCGACATGCCTGGCCACGACGCCATGCTCGAGGTCGTGCCGATGCATCGTTTCGGCACGAATGACGAGATTGCCAGCACGGTGCTCTTCCTCGCCAGCGACGCGTCCTCGTACGTTACTGGCATTGACATTCGCGTAGACGGCGGCTACAGCGTCTTCTAA
- the thrC gene encoding threonine synthase, giving the protein MTTFHSTRSTTDSLTSKQAIRKGIADDGGLFVTDSLGETHVDVASLAGKPYQQIAFDVLSVLLPDFSETELKACIDEAYGAQWSDEKITPVKPLGDDYVMELFNGPTSAFKDVALQILPRFMARTTPAGGDGNEKIMIVTATSGDTGKAALAGFADAEGTGITVFYPEGKVSQVQELQMSTQAGSNVNVCAVKGNFDDAQSAVKRIFGDRELANRLASDSHVVLSSANSINVGRLVPQVVYYFSAYAQLLEQQVINVGDEVEFVVPTGNFGDILAGYYAKLLGLPVKHLVVASDKNNVLFDFLTSGTYNRQRPFYQTISPSMDILISSNLERMLYYMSDKDTRLIAMLMNDLNQWGAYEVPEPMLAKIRSLFGTGWADEDQVREMIADCWNKNHYVIDPHTACGYYVMQQMPRDPLTPRVLLSTASPYKFPRVVNESLGLDASGTDFECMDVLAEATGTTAPAALRGLETADVRFDHVVDIDGMEGFVEQAAKAL; this is encoded by the coding sequence GTGACCACGTTCCACAGCACTCGCAGCACCACCGATTCACTCACCTCCAAGCAAGCCATACGCAAAGGCATCGCCGACGACGGCGGCCTGTTCGTAACCGACTCACTGGGCGAAACCCACGTAGACGTCGCATCTCTCGCAGGCAAGCCCTACCAGCAGATCGCATTCGACGTGCTGAGCGTGCTGCTGCCCGACTTCTCCGAAACCGAACTCAAGGCATGCATCGATGAAGCGTACGGCGCGCAATGGTCCGACGAAAAGATCACCCCGGTCAAGCCGCTCGGCGATGACTACGTGATGGAACTGTTTAACGGCCCGACCTCCGCATTCAAAGATGTCGCATTGCAGATCCTGCCGCGTTTCATGGCACGCACCACCCCGGCCGGCGGCGACGGCAACGAGAAAATCATGATCGTGACAGCCACCTCCGGAGACACCGGCAAGGCGGCGCTCGCTGGTTTCGCGGATGCCGAGGGCACAGGCATCACCGTGTTCTATCCGGAAGGCAAGGTTAGCCAGGTACAGGAACTGCAGATGAGCACGCAGGCTGGTTCGAATGTGAATGTCTGCGCGGTGAAGGGCAATTTCGATGACGCTCAGTCCGCTGTCAAACGCATTTTCGGTGATCGTGAGCTTGCCAATCGTTTGGCTTCCGATTCGCATGTGGTACTGTCTTCCGCAAATTCGATCAATGTGGGACGTTTGGTGCCGCAGGTCGTCTATTATTTCTCCGCTTACGCGCAGCTGCTCGAACAGCAGGTCATCAATGTCGGTGATGAGGTCGAGTTTGTGGTGCCGACCGGTAATTTCGGCGATATTCTCGCCGGATATTATGCGAAGCTGTTAGGCTTGCCGGTCAAGCATCTGGTTGTTGCGTCCGATAAGAACAATGTGCTGTTCGATTTCCTGACTTCCGGCACGTATAACCGTCAGCGTCCGTTCTATCAGACGATTTCCCCGTCGATGGACATTCTTATCTCCTCGAATCTGGAACGCATGCTGTATTACATGTCCGACAAGGACACTCGTCTGATCGCCATGCTGATGAACGATTTGAACCAGTGGGGCGCCTATGAGGTTCCCGAACCGATGCTGGCCAAGATTCGTTCCCTGTTCGGCACCGGCTGGGCCGATGAGGATCAGGTGCGTGAGATGATCGCGGATTGCTGGAACAAGAACCATTATGTGATCGACCCGCATACCGCGTGCGGTTATTACGTGATGCAGCAGATGCCTCGCGATCCGCTGACGCCGCGCGTGCTGCTGAGCACCGCCAGCCCGTACAAGTTCCCGCGCGTGGTCAACGAGTCCTTGGGTTTGGATGCTTCCGGCACGGATTTCGAATGCATGGACGTGCTTGCCGAGGCGACCGGCACTACCGCTCCGGCCGCGTTGCGCGGTTTGGAGACCGCCGACGTGCGTTTCGACCATGTCGTTGACATCGACGGTATGGAAGGTTTTGTCGAGCAGGCCGCCAAAGCTCTGTAA
- a CDS encoding glutamate-5-semialdehyde dehydrogenase has translation MTNPQTQSNAMEPDVLNEVCAKADAARIAQAQLAQTNTQRKNELLNAIADALDARANEIAEANAIDMQKSAEHGMDAGKLDRLKFDVPRVNAAAQGVRHVATLQDPIGEIVRGYHLDNGLRLEQTRVPIGVLGMIYEARPNVTVDVASLCIKSGNAALLRGGHAAERTNAATLNIIADVLHEHGYDAALIASVDEYGRQGANAMMQAQGHIDLLIPRGGAGLIQAVVQNSKVPVIETGAGNVHIYVDRTGDQNKAIPIILNAKTQRVGVCNATEKLLVHSDIAEAFLPQIATALAAADVEVHADEQAYEIIDKTGIDGVKLIHATEEDWDTEYLALKIGVKVVDSLDEAISHINRHSTGHTESIIAEDYSAIEEFTSRIDSAVVMVNASTRFTDGGVFGFGAELGISTQKMHARGPMGLREMTTTKWIGYGTGQVRA, from the coding sequence ATGACGAACCCACAGACCCAATCCAACGCCATGGAGCCCGATGTGCTCAACGAGGTGTGCGCCAAAGCCGACGCCGCCCGAATCGCGCAAGCGCAACTTGCCCAAACCAACACGCAGCGTAAAAACGAACTTCTCAACGCCATCGCTGACGCACTCGACGCGCGCGCCAATGAAATCGCGGAAGCCAACGCCATCGACATGCAGAAATCCGCCGAACATGGCATGGACGCAGGCAAACTCGACCGGCTCAAATTTGACGTACCCCGCGTCAACGCAGCCGCACAAGGTGTGCGCCACGTAGCCACCCTACAGGATCCGATCGGTGAAATCGTGCGCGGATACCACCTCGACAACGGTCTGCGACTCGAACAAACCCGCGTGCCCATCGGCGTGCTCGGCATGATCTACGAAGCACGACCCAACGTCACCGTCGACGTCGCGTCACTCTGCATCAAATCAGGCAACGCGGCACTCCTCAGAGGAGGACACGCGGCCGAACGCACCAACGCAGCCACCCTCAACATCATCGCCGACGTATTGCACGAACACGGATATGATGCCGCACTCATCGCTTCCGTCGACGAATACGGGCGTCAAGGCGCCAACGCCATGATGCAGGCCCAAGGCCACATCGACCTGCTTATTCCACGAGGGGGAGCGGGCCTCATCCAAGCCGTCGTGCAAAACTCCAAAGTACCCGTCATCGAAACCGGAGCGGGCAACGTACACATCTACGTCGACCGAACCGGCGACCAAAACAAAGCCATCCCCATCATTCTCAACGCCAAAACGCAACGCGTCGGCGTCTGCAACGCCACTGAAAAACTCCTCGTGCACAGTGACATCGCCGAAGCGTTCCTTCCGCAAATCGCCACAGCGCTTGCCGCAGCCGACGTCGAAGTGCATGCCGACGAACAGGCCTACGAGATCATCGACAAAACCGGTATTGACGGGGTGAAACTGATACATGCCACTGAGGAAGACTGGGATACCGAGTATCTCGCGTTGAAGATCGGCGTCAAAGTGGTCGACTCACTCGACGAGGCCATCAGCCACATTAACCGCCACTCCACAGGGCATACCGAATCCATTATCGCCGAAGACTATTCGGCCATTGAGGAATTCACCTCACGCATCGACTCGGCGGTGGTGATGGTCAACGCGTCCACGCGTTTCACAGATGGGGGAGTGTTCGGCTTCGGCGCGGAACTTGGTATCTCCACGCAAAAAATGCATGCACGCGGGCCCATGGGACTACGCGAAATGACCACGACCAAGTGGATCGGCTACGGAACAGGCCAGGTACGGGCATGA
- the nadD gene encoding nicotinate-nucleotide adenylyltransferase, with amino-acid sequence MRPESAEADSELAISYVVEPERRMSDLSVESAGSAVATGRRSARGNWHSRPRIGIMGGTFDPIHNGHLVAASEVSWVYDLDEVIFVPTGRPVFKLDKNVTNAEDRYLMTVIATASNPKFTVSRVDIDRPGVTYTIDTLRDIRAQHPDAELFFITGADAVAEIMQWKDADKMWDLAHFVAVTRPGYSSPEGVKLPEGKVDTLEIPALAISSTDVRRRAEHGEPVWYLVPDGVVQYIGKHGLYR; translated from the coding sequence ATGCGGCCCGAATCCGCCGAAGCCGATTCCGAACTTGCCATCAGCTATGTGGTGGAACCGGAACGGCGCATGTCCGACCTTTCCGTGGAATCAGCAGGTTCCGCGGTGGCCACAGGCCGACGTTCAGCACGCGGCAACTGGCATAGCAGGCCTCGCATCGGCATCATGGGCGGCACGTTCGACCCCATCCACAACGGCCACTTGGTGGCGGCCTCAGAAGTGTCGTGGGTGTACGACCTCGACGAAGTGATCTTCGTGCCGACGGGACGCCCCGTATTCAAACTCGACAAGAACGTCACCAACGCGGAAGACCGGTATCTCATGACGGTCATCGCCACCGCGTCCAATCCGAAATTCACCGTATCACGCGTGGACATCGACCGTCCGGGAGTCACCTATACCATCGACACGTTGCGAGACATCCGTGCGCAACATCCCGACGCGGAACTCTTCTTCATCACCGGAGCTGACGCGGTCGCGGAAATCATGCAATGGAAAGACGCCGACAAAATGTGGGATCTGGCCCACTTCGTGGCCGTGACCCGCCCCGGGTACTCATCGCCGGAAGGGGTGAAACTGCCGGAAGGCAAGGTCGATACGTTGGAAATACCGGCACTGGCGATTTCCTCGACCGATGTGCGGCGACGTGCGGAGCATGGGGAGCCTGTTTGGTACCTCGTACCGGACGGCGTGGTGCAATATATTGGCAAGCACGGACTGTACCGGTAA
- the glyA gene encoding serine hydroxymethyltransferase — protein sequence MTASPLAQTPNDMFNAPIAEADPEIAEVLNAELSRQQNGLEMIASENFVPRAVLQAQGSVLTNKYAEGYPGRRYYGGCEQVDKIETIARERAKSLFGAEYVNVQPHSGAQANAAVYQALVKPGDTVLGLALDHGGHLTHGMKINFSGRFYHAEAYGVNPETFRIDPEIIRQRALETHPAMIIGGWSAYPRIEDFKAMKEIADEVGAKFWVDMAHFAGLVAAGLHPSPVPYADVVSSTAHKTLGGPRSGFILAKQDYAKKLNSAVFPGQQGGPLMHVIAGKAVAFKVAASPEFKDRMQRTLDGAKILAERLMSDDVKNNGISVLTGGTDVHLVMVDLRNSEMDGQQGEDLLAQCGITINRNTVPFDPRPASVASGLRIGTSALATRGFGNKEYEEVADIIGTALAAGKDADVEALRARVDKLAEDFPLYPGLDQIH from the coding sequence ATGACCGCATCGCCTCTCGCGCAAACTCCGAACGACATGTTCAACGCGCCTATCGCCGAAGCAGACCCCGAAATCGCCGAGGTACTCAACGCTGAGTTGTCTCGACAGCAGAACGGCTTGGAGATGATCGCCTCCGAAAACTTCGTGCCGCGTGCCGTGCTTCAGGCTCAGGGTTCCGTGCTGACCAACAAGTATGCCGAAGGCTATCCGGGACGCCGCTACTATGGTGGCTGCGAGCAGGTTGACAAGATCGAAACCATTGCCCGTGAGCGTGCCAAGAGCCTGTTTGGCGCCGAATACGTCAACGTGCAGCCTCACTCCGGCGCACAGGCCAATGCAGCCGTCTACCAGGCGCTCGTCAAGCCGGGCGACACCGTGCTCGGTCTTGCCCTCGATCATGGCGGACATCTCACCCACGGCATGAAAATCAACTTCTCCGGACGTTTCTACCATGCCGAAGCCTACGGAGTCAATCCTGAAACCTTCCGCATCGATCCTGAAATCATCCGCCAGCGCGCGCTTGAAACCCACCCGGCCATGATCATCGGCGGCTGGAGCGCCTACCCGCGTATCGAAGACTTCAAGGCCATGAAGGAAATCGCCGACGAAGTCGGAGCCAAGTTCTGGGTTGATATGGCACACTTCGCGGGCCTTGTCGCGGCCGGACTGCACCCGAGCCCGGTCCCGTACGCCGATGTCGTATCCTCCACGGCTCACAAGACTCTTGGCGGTCCGCGTTCCGGTTTCATTCTCGCCAAGCAGGACTATGCCAAGAAGCTCAACTCCGCGGTCTTCCCGGGTCAGCAGGGCGGTCCGCTCATGCACGTCATCGCAGGCAAGGCCGTCGCGTTCAAGGTCGCAGCCTCTCCGGAGTTCAAGGACCGCATGCAGCGCACCCTCGACGGTGCCAAGATCCTCGCCGAACGCCTCATGTCCGACGATGTCAAGAACAACGGCATCAGCGTCCTCACCGGCGGCACCGACGTCCACCTCGTCATGGTTGATCTGCGCAACAGCGAAATGGACGGCCAGCAGGGCGAAGACCTCCTCGCCCAGTGCGGCATCACCATCAACCGCAACACCGTTCCGTTCGATCCGCGTCCGGCAAGCGTGGCTTCCGGTCTGCGCATCGGCACCAGCGCCCTCGCCACCCGCGGCTTCGGCAACAAGGAATACGAAGAGGTCGCCGACATCATCGGAACCGCACTCGCAGCAGGCAAGGATGCCGACGTGGAAGCCCTCAGGGCTCGCGTCGACAAGCTCGCCGAAGACTTCCCGCTGTATCCGGGTCTCGATCAGATCCACTGA
- a CDS encoding Fic family protein — protein sequence MAERIVERLIRERDTRYGDGIYTTTQIQFAWNSNHMEGSTLTAKQTAQLFATGTYTTDGSEQVNPDDALETRNHFAAFRWILDHADEPVDRDMVCHLHAILKQGTRQVSDSLFNVGGYKTRPNFIGNPVTPTRTALPQDVPEFMDRLFDMCTKLEDEPYQIARVHWTFEKIHPFSDGNGRIGRLIMFKELLRIDALPVLVHDAYRAEYVNGISKFPDEPGWLVDTLLFERDLYRSHVLKTDAEALRYTYHDQWNMAEHRVERDEDLEFAKLIDTKAQPLFNEEYQQRERLLWGE from the coding sequence ATGGCGGAACGTATCGTGGAGCGTCTTATCCGAGAGCGTGATACTCGATATGGTGACGGCATTTACACGACCACGCAAATCCAGTTCGCATGGAATTCCAATCATATGGAAGGTTCCACCCTTACTGCCAAACAGACCGCGCAGCTATTTGCCACCGGTACCTATACCACGGATGGCAGCGAACAGGTCAATCCTGATGATGCGTTGGAAACCCGTAATCATTTTGCTGCGTTCCGTTGGATTCTCGACCATGCTGATGAGCCGGTGGACCGGGATATGGTCTGTCACCTGCATGCCATTCTCAAGCAGGGCACCAGACAGGTCTCCGACTCGCTTTTCAACGTGGGCGGCTACAAGACTCGGCCGAACTTTATCGGCAATCCTGTCACTCCGACAAGGACCGCGCTGCCGCAGGATGTTCCCGAATTTATGGACAGGCTGTTTGATATGTGCACGAAACTTGAGGACGAGCCATATCAGATCGCCCGTGTCCATTGGACGTTTGAGAAGATTCACCCATTTTCGGACGGCAACGGTCGAATCGGACGGCTTATCATGTTCAAGGAGCTTTTGCGTATCGATGCGTTGCCTGTCCTTGTCCATGACGCGTATCGTGCGGAGTACGTCAATGGCATCAGTAAGTTTCCGGACGAGCCAGGATGGCTGGTTGATACGCTTCTATTCGAACGGGACCTTTACCGGTCGCATGTTCTGAAAACGGATGCCGAGGCATTGCGTTACACGTACCATGACCAATGGAATATGGCTGAGCATCGGGTGGAACGAGATGAGGATCTGGAATTCGCCAAGCTCATCGACACGAAGGCCCAGCCGTTGTTCAATGAGGAGTATCAGCAGCGCGAACGGCTCCTATGGGGCGAATAG